The genomic interval TCTCACGCAAAAGGCCGCCCGGTGTGCGGGGACGGAAAGAGCCCCCGGACACCGGGCGGCCGCTGCCACCCCGTCGGCTCACATACCGGCGATGAGTTTCTCCACCCGGTCGTCCACCGAACGGAAGGGGTCTTTGCACAACACCGTGCGCTGCGCCTGGTCGTTGAGCTTGAGGTGCACCCAGTCGACGGTGAAGTCCCGCCGCTGCTCCTGAGCTCTTCGGATGAAGTCGCCGCGCAGCCGCGCCCTGGTGGTCTGCGGCGGCACCGACTTGCCCTCGAAGATTTTCAAGTCGTTGCAGATACGGGCGGCTTGCCCCTTCTTCTCCAGCAGGTAGTAGAGCCCGCGCCGGCGGTGAATGTCGTGATACGCGAGGTCTATCTGCGCGACCCGGGGATGCGACATGGTCATGTTGTGCTTGGCCCGGTACCGCTCGATGAGCTTGTACTTCATGACCCAGTCGATCTCGGTGCCGATCCGGTCGAGGTCCTCGGCCTCGATCGCGTCGAGCGAACGGCCCCACAGTTCGAGGACCTGTTCGACGATGCCCGTACGGATACCGCGGCGGTCCACGAAGTCGACAGCCTTTTCGTAGTACTCGCGCTGTACCTCTATGGCGGACGCCTCGCGCCCGCTGGCCAGGCGCACCTTGCGCTGCCCGGTGGTGTCGTGGCTGACCTCACGGATGGCCCTGATCGGGTTCTCCAGGGTGAGGTCGCGCATGACCGTGCCCGCCTCGATCATGCGCAGTACGAGGTCGGTGGCGCCGACCTTGAGCAGCATGGTCGTCTCGGACATGTTCGAGTCGCCGACGATGACGTGGAGCCTGCGGTAGCGCTCGGCGTCCGCGTGCGGTTCGTCGCGGGTGTTGATGATCGGCCGGGAGCGAGTGGTCGCGGAGCTGACGCCCTCCCAGATGTGCTCGGCGCGCTGGCTGACGCAGAAGACCGCGCCACGCGGGGTCTGCAGCACCTTGCCGGCGCCGCAGATCAGCTGGCGCGTGACGAGGAACGGGATGAGGATGTCCGCCAGCCGGGAGAACTCTCCGTGACGGGCCACCAGGTAATTCTCGTGGCAGCCGTATGAGTTTCCCGCAGAGTCGGTGTTGTTCTTGAAGAGATAGACGTCGCCCGCGATTCCCTCCTCGTGCAGGCGGCGTTCGGCGTCGACGAGCAGGCCTTCGAGAATGCGCTCGCCCGCTTTGTCGTGGGTGACGAGCTCGGTCACATTGTCGCATTCGGGGGTTGCGTATTCCGGATGCGATCCCACGTCGAGGTAGAGGCGGGCGCCGTTCCGCAGGAAGACATTGCTGCTGCGGCCCCATGACACAACACGGCGGAAGAGGTAGCGCGCCACTTCGTCAGGTGACAGTCGGCGCTGTCCCCTGAACGTGCACGTGACGCCGTACTCGTTCTCCAGCCCGAAAATGCGGCGATCCATGACTGAACATTACGCCTGATGGCCTGTCCTGAAACCGGGTTCGGCCGCACCGATTCGATCATTTTCGCAAGGGATTACGCCGGACCCGGGGGGAAGGGGAGCGGCATCGGGAATGGTGAGAACACGCTGGGTGGCCAACAGGACGAGCAGCGCGGCCACTCCCGCCCCCGCGGCGACGGCGAAGCTCGCGACGGTGCCGCCGTGCTCGACTGCCGGTCCCGCGGCGCCCGTTCCGACCGCCGCGCCCACGCCGAAGGTGGTGACCAGCCAGGAGAAGGCCTCCGTGACGGTGCCGCGCGGGGCATGCCTGTCGACCACGATGAAGGCGCAGGCGAGCGCAGGCGCCAGGAAGACTCCGGAGAGGGCGGCGAGCGCCGTCATGGCGGGTATCCCCGGGGTGAGCATCAGCGGCAGATAGCCGAGCGCGAGCAGGGCGACGATGACGCGGAGCCGCCGTTCGGGGACCCCTGCCCACTCGCGCGCGCCGTACACCATGCCGCCGGCCAGGGCGCCGAGCCCGAGCGCCGCCATCAGCCAGCCGTACACCGCTTCCCGGCCGTGGTCGTCGGCGTACGCGACTCCCGCGACGGTGATCGAGCCGAGCGCGAGGCCGACGAAGAAGAACGAGCCCAGGAGGGCCAGCAGGCCCTGCGAGCGCAGGGCGCCCAGCCAGTGGGCCTCACGGGGCGCCGAGCGCCAGGCCCGCGACGGCTCGGAGAGTACGACGGAGAGCGCACCCAGCACGCCTATCGCGTTGATGACGAGCAGTGCGGCGGCGGGCGACCAGAGCGACACGAGCAGGGTGACCAGCAACGGACCGACGGTGAACATCACCTCCTGCGCCACCGCGTCCAGAGCGTACGCCCGGTGCACCCGGTCCTCGCGGCCGAGCACGCTGGGCCACAGGGCCCGCAGGCCGCCTTCGAGCGGCGGGGTGAAGACACCGGCGACGGCCACGGCGGCGTACGCGAGCAGGAGAGGGTCGATGCCGGCGAGCGTGAGCAGGACCATGCCGAGGGCGGAGAGGACGGCGGAGGGAAGCTGAACGCGTGGCTGCCCGAACAGGTCCACCGCACGGCCCAGCAGCGGCTGCCCGACGGCGTTGCCGAGGCCGTACACCGCGGCGAGTCCGCCCGCCAGGGAGTAGCTGCCGCCCTCGGCGCGGGTGAAGAGCACGATGGCGATCGGCGCGGTGGCGTTGGGCAGCCGGCCGACCAGGGTGCCTGCGAGCAGGCGCGCGGCGTGCCGCGTCCTGAGGAGTTCCGCGTATCCCGCGGCCATGTCGTGCCCCTCTCCCCCGGCGCGCACCGAGGTTTTACGTATAACGTCCTGCGTCATACGTACCATGAGCGCAGTTCGCGGGTCTACCTCGCGGAGAGTGAGCACCAATACGGAGGCACGAGTGAGCAGCCCGGACGACACACACGGGGGCGCCACTTCGGAGGTGGCCTCCGGGACGCCGACCAGCAGGGACGTGGCCCGGGCCGCCGGGGTCTCGCAGGCGACCGTGTCGCTCGTACTCGGCGACAAGTGGCGCGGGCGTGTCTCGGAGCGCACCGCAGGTCTGGTGCGAGAGGCCGCGCGGGAGCTGGGGTACCGGCCGAATCTCGCCGCCCGGAGCCTGCGGCTCGGCAGGACCAGGACGGCGCTGCTCGTCGTGCCGGCGCTCACCAACGAGTTCTTCGCCCGGGTCTACGCGGGCGCCGCCCGCACGGCCGCCGAGCACGATTTCGGCGTCGTGCTCTACCCCTCCCCCGACGGTACGGGCCCCGCCAGGGACCCCTTCGCGTCGGCGCGGGCCGCGCTGGACGGTGTCATCGCATCCTCCATGGCCGCCGGCGCCCTCGCCGCGATCCGGGGCGCGGGGCTGCCGCTCGTGATGCTCGACAGCGACCCGGCGGACCCGGGCGCCGCCGCGCACGTGAACCTCGACATCGCGGACGGGATGCGGCAGGTGACGGAGCATCTGCTCGGGCTCGGCCACCGCCGGTTCGTCCATCTCGCCTCGGCCGTGGACTCCTGGACCTTCGACGTACGGGCCGGGGCGCTCCGCGAGGCGCTGCGCGCGGCCCCGGACGCGGAGGTACGCACCGTGCCCGCGCCCCTCGACGTACACAGCGCGAGGGAGGCCGCCGAACTGGCACTCACCGGTCCCGGGCCCCGGCCGACCGCGCTCGTCTGCGACGACGACATCCTCGCCGCGGGCGCCTGCAAGGCGGTACGGCGGCTCGGCCTGCGGGTGCCCGAGGACGTCTCGGTCACCGGCTTCGACGACCTCGCGCTCGCGACGGCCGTGGAGCCCGAGCTCACCACCGTGCGGCTGCCCGCCGAGCAGGTCGGCGAGCGGGGCATGGCGGCGCTGCTGGCCGTCCTGGACGGCCGCGAGCCCGAGGGCGGAGACCTCCCGGTGGAGCTGGTCGTCCGCGGTTCCACCGCCCGCGCCTGACATGGCTGTGCCCCGGCCGGCTGAGCGGTCCGGGGCACAGGACGAGCGGTGCGGCGTTACTCCTCGGTGTCCGAAGGCGCTTCGGTCGGCGCGGCCGCGTCGCCGTCCGCCTCAAGCAGGCGGGACAGCTGACGGCCGACGATGCGCTTGAACTTCCGCTGCTGCGGCCTCGTACGGTCCAGGACCGCGACCTCGAGCCGCTCGGCGGGGATCTCCCGCTCGCTGCCGTTGGTGTCCCGCGAGAGGGCCTGCACGGCGAGCTTGAGCGCCTCTGCCAGCGTCATACCGTCGCGGTGGCGCTGGTCGAGGAAGCTGCTGATCTGTTCCGCGTTGCCGCCGACCGCGACCGAGCCGTGCTCGTCGACGATCGACCCGTCGTGCGGCAGCCGGTAGATCTGGTCGCCCTCGGGCTCGGCCCCGACCTCGGCGACGACCAGCTCCACCTCGTACGGCTTCTCGGCCGCACTGGAGAAGATGGTGCCCAGCGTCTGCGCGTAGACGTTGGCGAGCCCACGGGCCGTCACGTCTTCGCGGTCATAGGTGTATCCACGGAGATCGGCATACCGGACGCCGCCGATACGCAGGTTCTCGTACTCGTTGTACTTGCCGGCGGCCGCGAAACCGATCCGGTCGTAGATCTCGCTGAACTTGTGCAGCGCACGGGACGGGTTCTCGCCGACGAATACGATGCCGTCGGCGTACTGCAGCACGACAAGGCTGCGACCGCGGGCGATGCCCTTCCGGGCGTATTCCGCCCGGTCGGCCATGGCCTGCTGGGGTGAGACATAGAACGGCGTCGACACCGGCTATCCGTCCCTTTCTGTCAGTGGAGAATTCATCAGAGAAGCGCGGCCCGGGGGCCGTCGGGCTGTTCCAGCCGGCGCTCGAGGATCGCTCGGGCGAGCTCGGAGGACTCCGCCTCGGTCAGCTTCCGGAAGCCGTCTTCGGTGATGACGGTGACAATCGGGTAGATACGGCGGGCCACGTCGGGGCCGCCGGTCGCCGAGTCGTCGTCGGCCGCGTCGTACAGCGCCTGGACCACCAGAGTGGTCGCCTGCTGCTCCGTCAGATCGTCACGGAAGAGCTTCTTCATCGACCCGCGGGCGAAAATCGAACCGGAACCGGTGGCCGCGAAGCCGTGCTCCTCGGACCGGCCGCCCGTCACGTCGTACGAGAAGATGCGCCCCTTCTCGCGGTCGACGTCCCAGCCCGCGAAGAGCGGGACGACGGCCAGGCCCTGCATGGCCATGCCCAGGTTGCTGCGGATCATCGTGGAGAGCCGGTTGGCCTTGCCCTCCAGGGAGAGCTGGGCGCCCTCGACCTTCTCGAAGTGTTCGAGCTCCAGCTGGAAGAGCTTGACCATTTCCACGGCCAGGCCCGCGGTGCCCGCGATGCCCACGGCCGAGTACTCGTCGGCCGGGAAGACCTTCTCGATGTCGCGCTGAGCGATCATGTTGCCCATGGTGGCCCGCCGGTCACCGGCGAGCACCACGCCGCCGGGAAACGAGGCGGCGACGATGGTGGTGCCGTGCGGCGCCTCGATGACGCCCTTCACGGGCGGCAGGACGCGCTTTCCCGGCAGCATCTCGGGCAAATGGTCGCCCAGGAAGTCCATAAATGACGACGAGCCGGGCGTCAGGAAGGCAGCCGGCAGACGCCCGGTGCTACGAGGGTTGGCTTCCACGCGTTTCCTTCCGGATAGGCGGCGGCCCGCCACTCGGGCCGGGCCGATCTTTCAAACTTGCACGGACCATACCCGTACACCCGCCGGTCATCCGTCCCGGTGCGGCCGGCCTCGGCCCACGGCCCCGGGACGGACAACCGGGGGTGTCCCCAACGAAGTTGGGGGGAGTTACTCTCCGCCCTTTTGGACAAAGGAACGCACGAAGTCCTCGGCGTTCTCTTCGAGGACGTCGTCGATCTCGTCCAGTACGGAGTCGACATCGTCCGACAGCTTTTCCTGGCGCTCCTTGAGGTCCTCCGAAGCCTGCGCGTCCTGCGCCTGCTCCTCGGTCGCCTCGGTGGAACGTGTGGCCTTCTGCTGTCCGCCGTCAGTGTCCTTGGTCGCCATATCCCTCACCCCGCTCGGTGTGACGTACAAGATCAGACCCTACAAGCAGGGTCCGACAAAGGCCCCGCAGTTTCCACAACGTCCGGGGCCCACCTCCATGATTCCCCGGCGCTGCCCCTTTCAGCCGCCCGAGAGCACGCGGACCAGGTCCTCCGCGGTCCGGCAGCGGTCAAGGAGCTCCTTGACGTGGTTACGTGTACCGCGCAACGGTTCCAGTGTGGGCACCCGCTGGAGCGAGTCGCGTCCCGGCAGGTCGAAGATGACCGAATCCCAGGAGGCCGCCGCGACGTCGTCGGCGTACTGCTCCAGGCAGCGGCCGCGGAAATACGCCCGGGTGTCCTCAGGAGGCTTCGTCTGGGCCTGTTCGACCCTGTTCTCGTCCAGCAGCCGCTTCATCTTGCCGCGGGCCACCAGACGGTTGTACAGGCCCTTCTCGGGGCGTACGTCGGCGTACTGCAGGTCGACCAGGTGGAGCCGCGCGGCGTCCCAGTCCAGGGTGTCGCGCCTGCGGTAGCCCTCCAGGAGCTCCCGCTTGGCGATCCAGTCCAGCTCCCCGGACAGGCTCATCGGATCGTTCTCCAGCCGGTTCAGGACGTCCTCCCAGCGGGTCAGGACGTCCTTCGTCTGGTCGTCGGCGTCGGCGCCGAACCGCTCCTCGACGTACTTGCGGGCCAGCTCGAAGTACTCCATCTGAAGCTGGACTGCGGTGAGTGTCCGGCCGCTGCGCAGCGTGATCAGCCGCTGCAGCGTCGGGTCGTGCGAGACCTGGTGCAGCGTGCGTACGGGCTGGTCGACCGCGAGGTCGACATTGATGAAGCCGTCCTCGATCATCGAGAGAACCAGGGCCGTCGTGCCCAGCTTCAGGTACGTCGAGATCTCGGAGAGGTTCGCGTCGCCGATGATGACGTGCAGCCTGCGGTATTTCTCGGCGTCGGAGTGGGGCTCGTCGCGGGTGTTGATGATGGGGCGCTTGAGCGTGGTTTCGAGGCCAACCTCGACCTCGAAATAGTCGGCCCGCTGGCTGAGCTGGAAGCCGTGCTCGTGGCCGTCCTGGCCGATTCCCACGCGCCCCGCGCCGGTCACGACCTGCCGGGACACGAAGAACGGCGTCAGGTGGCGGACGATGTCCGAGAACGGGGTCTCCCGCTTCATCAGGTAGTTCTCGTGCGTGCCGTACGAGGCGCCCTTGTTGTCGGTGTTGTTCTTGTAGAGGTGGATCGGCTGCGCCCCGGGCAGCTGGGCGGCGCGCATCGCGGCCTCCGCCATGATCCGCTCGCCGGCCTTGTCCCACAGGACCGCGTCCCGCGGATTGGTGACCTCCGGGGAGCTGTACTCGGGGTGCGCGTGGTCGACGTACAACCGCGCGCCGTTCGTGAGGATGACATTGGCGAGGCCGATGTCCTCGTCGGTGAGCTGGCTGTTGTCGGCGGCTTCCCGGGCGAGGTCGAAGCCTCGCGCGTCCCGCAGCGGGTTCTCCTCCTCGAAGTCCCACCGGGCACGCCGCGCCCGGTGCATCGCCGCCGCGTAAGCGTTGACGATCTGAGATGAGGTGAGCATGGCATTGGCGTTCGGGTGGCCGGGGACGGAGATCCCGTACTCCGTCTCGATGCCCATTACTCGCCGTACGGTCATGCGGCCCTCCTTGCCCGGCGACGCCCCCGGACGGGGGCGGCACTCAAGTACCGCTGGTTCTCCGGTGCGTGTGCGGTGCCCGTCTCCGCACTGCGCGACCCGGCGGTACCGAAGAGCCTAGAACGCCTTTGCGCTGGTGGGGAGATCAATTCCGTCATTGCTCTGTGTGGTCGATGTGGTGGCCACCGTGCCGGAGAAAGCAACCGGCTGCGGATGCCCGTGCGGGCACCCGCAGCCGGTCTGCGTTCTACAGGTACTGCCCGGTGTTTGCCACGGTGTCGATGGAGCGTCCGGTGTCCGCGCCCTGCTTTCCGGTGACAAGGGTGCGGATGAATACAATCCGCTCGCCCTTCTTTCCGGAGATCCTGGCCCAGTCGTCCGGGTTCGTGGTGTTCGGCAGGTCCTCGTTCTCCTTGAACTCGTCCACGCAAGCCTGGAGGAGGTGGGAGACCCTGAGGCCCTTCTGATTCTGGTCGAGGAAGGCCTTGATGGCCATTTTCTTGGCCCGGTCGACGATGTTCTGGATCATCGCGCCGGAATTGAAGTCCTTGAAGTACAGGACTTCCTTGTCGCCGTTGGCGTACGTGACCTCGAGGAAGCGGTTCTCCTCGGACTCCGCGTACATCTGCTCGACGACCGACTGGATCATGCCGTGCACCGCGGCGTCCTTGGAGCCGCTGTGCTCGGACAGGTCGTCCGCGTGGAGCGGCAGCGTGGACGTGAGGTACTTCGCGAAGATGTCCTTCGCCGCCTCGGCGTCCGGACGCTCGATCTTGATCTTCACGTCGAGCCGGCCCGGCCGCAGGATCGCCGGGTCGATCATGTCTTCGCGGTTGGAGGCGCCGATGACGATGACGTTTTCCAGGCCCTCCACGCCGTCGATCTCGGCGAGCAGCTGCGGAACGATGGTGTTCTCCACGTCCGAGCTGACACCGGAGCCACGGGTGCGGAAGAGGGACTCCATCTCGTCGAAGAAGACGATGACGGGGGTACCCTCGCTCGCCTTCTCCCGGGCACGCTGGAAGACGAGGCGGATGTGCCGCTCGGTCTCACCGACGTACTTGTTGAGGAGCTCGGGGCCCTTGATGTTGAGGAAGTAGCTCTTCCCCGCGGGCTGGCCGGTCACCTCGGCGACCTTCTTGGCAAGGGAGTTGGCGACGGCCTTCGCGATCAGCGTCTTGCCGCAACCGGGCGGACCGTAGAGCAGGATGCCCTTCGGGGGCCGCAGTTCGTGCTCCTTGAAGAGGTCGGGGTAGAGGTACGGAAGCTCGACCGCATCGCGGATCAGCTCGATCTGGTTGCCCAGGCCGCCGATCTTGGTGTAGTCGACGTCCGGGACCTCTTCGAGGACGAGCTCCTCGACCTCGCTCTTGGGGATGATCTCGTAGACGTAGCCGGAGCGGGGTTCGAGCAGCAGGGAGTCGCCGGGGCGGATGGTCGCGTCCAGCAGCGGCTCGGCGAGCCGCACCACCCGTTCCTCGTCGGTGTGCCCGAGCACCAGGGCTCGCTCGCCGTCCTCAAGGATCTCCTTGAGGGTGACGATTTCCCCGGCACGCTCGAACTCCATGGCCTCGACCACATTGAGGGCCTCGTTGAGCATGACTTCCTGGCCACGCCTGAGCTCTTCGAGCTCCACGCTGGGGCTGACGTTCACCCGTAGCTTGCGGCCACCGGTGAAGATGTCGGCCGTGCCGTCCTCATTCGCCAAGAGGAAGACACCGAAGCCGGCAGGCGGCTGCGCGAGCCGGTCGACTTCTTCCTTGAGGGCCACGATCTGGTCGCGGGCCTCGCGGAGCGTGTTGGCGAGCCGCTCGTTCTGAGCGGACACGCCTGCCAAGTTGGTCTGCAGCTCGACGATCCGCTCTTCGAGAATCCTCGTGTGACGCGGAGAGTCGGCGAGCTTGCGGCGCAGGACGGCGATTTCCTGCTCGAGATAGGCAACCTGGCCGGCGGGGTCCTCAGACCCTCGCCCCGGCCGGATGCCGCGGTTGATGTCGTCGTCGTGGGCTGCCACGGTCCTCACCTCCTCCAAGGGGAGCTGGACGCTTCCTGACCCTACCTGGGCGGGTGCTGGTTGAAACCCCTAGATCACAAAGACGGTCGGGGTGTGTCCGATCTTCACCCTTGCGTACTCCCTCACCTCTGGGGAATACCCACCCATCAACATCGGAAAGCGGGCGGTTGTATCGTCGAAGCGTTCAACACCCGTCAGGGCTGGCTCCAATTGCTACACCCGCGCAGGAAACGGCAGGAGAAATGACCGTGCAGCAGAAGGCTCACACCGTCGAAGGCGCGCAGACCGGCGACCCGCTCGAGGTGTGGATCGACCAGGACCTCTGCACCGGCGACGGAATCTGCGTGCAGTACGCCCCCGACGTCTTCGAGCTCGACATCGACGGCCTGGCGTACGTGAAGAGCGCCGACGACGAGCTGTTGCAGAGCCCCGGCGCCACAACGCCCGTACCGCTGCCCCTTCTCCGCGACGTTGTGGACTCGGCGAAGGAGTGCCCGGGCGACTGCATCCACGTACGCCGCGTTTCGGACAGGGTAGAGGTCTACGGCCCCGACGCAGAGTGACGGATCACATACTGCGCGCATCCGACTGCACGGCCCGGGCGAACTTGCCGCCCTGCCACTGCCACTTGACCTTCTCCTGCTTGTCCGGGCAGCAGCGCGGGACGTCAGGCGACGAATAGCCGAGCAGCGTCGCCGAGACGGCGCCTTCGCGCACGGCGAAATCACTGACGCTCAGCCCGTCCGCCGGGTCCACCAGCGTCGCCACGACGCGCCCCGGGCCGGTG from Streptomyces spiramyceticus carries:
- the pafA gene encoding Pup--protein ligase; protein product: MDRRIFGLENEYGVTCTFRGQRRLSPDEVARYLFRRVVSWGRSSNVFLRNGARLYLDVGSHPEYATPECDNVTELVTHDKAGERILEGLLVDAERRLHEEGIAGDVYLFKNNTDSAGNSYGCHENYLVARHGEFSRLADILIPFLVTRQLICGAGKVLQTPRGAVFCVSQRAEHIWEGVSSATTRSRPIINTRDEPHADAERYRRLHVIVGDSNMSETTMLLKVGATDLVLRMIEAGTVMRDLTLENPIRAIREVSHDTTGQRKVRLASGREASAIEVQREYYEKAVDFVDRRGIRTGIVEQVLELWGRSLDAIEAEDLDRIGTEIDWVMKYKLIERYRAKHNMTMSHPRVAQIDLAYHDIHRRRGLYYLLEKKGQAARICNDLKIFEGKSVPPQTTRARLRGDFIRRAQEQRRDFTVDWVHLKLNDQAQRTVLCKDPFRSVDDRVEKLIAGM
- a CDS encoding MFS transporter yields the protein MAAGYAELLRTRHAARLLAGTLVGRLPNATAPIAIVLFTRAEGGSYSLAGGLAAVYGLGNAVGQPLLGRAVDLFGQPRVQLPSAVLSALGMVLLTLAGIDPLLLAYAAVAVAGVFTPPLEGGLRALWPSVLGREDRVHRAYALDAVAQEVMFTVGPLLVTLLVSLWSPAAALLVINAIGVLGALSVVLSEPSRAWRSAPREAHWLGALRSQGLLALLGSFFFVGLALGSITVAGVAYADDHGREAVYGWLMAALGLGALAGGMVYGAREWAGVPERRLRVIVALLALGYLPLMLTPGIPAMTALAALSGVFLAPALACAFIVVDRHAPRGTVTEAFSWLVTTFGVGAAVGTGAAGPAVEHGGTVASFAVAAGAGVAALLVLLATQRVLTIPDAAPLPPGSGVIPCENDRIGAAEPGFRTGHQA
- a CDS encoding LacI family DNA-binding transcriptional regulator, translated to MSAVRGSTSRRVSTNTEARVSSPDDTHGGATSEVASGTPTSRDVARAAGVSQATVSLVLGDKWRGRVSERTAGLVREAARELGYRPNLAARSLRLGRTRTALLVVPALTNEFFARVYAGAARTAAEHDFGVVLYPSPDGTGPARDPFASARAALDGVIASSMAAGALAAIRGAGLPLVMLDSDPADPGAAAHVNLDIADGMRQVTEHLLGLGHRRFVHLASAVDSWTFDVRAGALREALRAAPDAEVRTVPAPLDVHSAREAAELALTGPGPRPTALVCDDDILAAGACKAVRRLGLRVPEDVSVTGFDDLALATAVEPELTTVRLPAEQVGERGMAALLAVLDGREPEGGDLPVELVVRGSTARA
- the prcA gene encoding proteasome subunit alpha — translated: MSTPFYVSPQQAMADRAEYARKGIARGRSLVVLQYADGIVFVGENPSRALHKFSEIYDRIGFAAAGKYNEYENLRIGGVRYADLRGYTYDREDVTARGLANVYAQTLGTIFSSAAEKPYEVELVVAEVGAEPEGDQIYRLPHDGSIVDEHGSVAVGGNAEQISSFLDQRHRDGMTLAEALKLAVQALSRDTNGSEREIPAERLEVAVLDRTRPQQRKFKRIVGRQLSRLLEADGDAAAPTEAPSDTEE
- the prcB gene encoding proteasome subunit beta, which encodes MEANPRSTGRLPAAFLTPGSSSFMDFLGDHLPEMLPGKRVLPPVKGVIEAPHGTTIVAASFPGGVVLAGDRRATMGNMIAQRDIEKVFPADEYSAVGIAGTAGLAVEMVKLFQLELEHFEKVEGAQLSLEGKANRLSTMIRSNLGMAMQGLAVVPLFAGWDVDREKGRIFSYDVTGGRSEEHGFAATGSGSIFARGSMKKLFRDDLTEQQATTLVVQALYDAADDDSATGGPDVARRIYPIVTVITEDGFRKLTEAESSELARAILERRLEQPDGPRAALL
- a CDS encoding ubiquitin-like protein Pup — protein: MATKDTDGGQQKATRSTEATEEQAQDAQASEDLKERQEKLSDDVDSVLDEIDDVLEENAEDFVRSFVQKGGE
- the dop gene encoding depupylase/deamidase Dop, with the protein product MTVRRVMGIETEYGISVPGHPNANAMLTSSQIVNAYAAAMHRARRARWDFEEENPLRDARGFDLAREAADNSQLTDEDIGLANVILTNGARLYVDHAHPEYSSPEVTNPRDAVLWDKAGERIMAEAAMRAAQLPGAQPIHLYKNNTDNKGASYGTHENYLMKRETPFSDIVRHLTPFFVSRQVVTGAGRVGIGQDGHEHGFQLSQRADYFEVEVGLETTLKRPIINTRDEPHSDAEKYRRLHVIIGDANLSEISTYLKLGTTALVLSMIEDGFINVDLAVDQPVRTLHQVSHDPTLQRLITLRSGRTLTAVQLQMEYFELARKYVEERFGADADDQTKDVLTRWEDVLNRLENDPMSLSGELDWIAKRELLEGYRRRDTLDWDAARLHLVDLQYADVRPEKGLYNRLVARGKMKRLLDENRVEQAQTKPPEDTRAYFRGRCLEQYADDVAAASWDSVIFDLPGRDSLQRVPTLEPLRGTRNHVKELLDRCRTAEDLVRVLSGG
- the arc gene encoding proteasome ATPase, which translates into the protein MAAHDDDINRGIRPGRGSEDPAGQVAYLEQEIAVLRRKLADSPRHTRILEERIVELQTNLAGVSAQNERLANTLREARDQIVALKEEVDRLAQPPAGFGVFLLANEDGTADIFTGGRKLRVNVSPSVELEELRRGQEVMLNEALNVVEAMEFERAGEIVTLKEILEDGERALVLGHTDEERVVRLAEPLLDATIRPGDSLLLEPRSGYVYEIIPKSEVEELVLEEVPDVDYTKIGGLGNQIELIRDAVELPYLYPDLFKEHELRPPKGILLYGPPGCGKTLIAKAVANSLAKKVAEVTGQPAGKSYFLNIKGPELLNKYVGETERHIRLVFQRAREKASEGTPVIVFFDEMESLFRTRGSGVSSDVENTIVPQLLAEIDGVEGLENVIVIGASNREDMIDPAILRPGRLDVKIKIERPDAEAAKDIFAKYLTSTLPLHADDLSEHSGSKDAAVHGMIQSVVEQMYAESEENRFLEVTYANGDKEVLYFKDFNSGAMIQNIVDRAKKMAIKAFLDQNQKGLRVSHLLQACVDEFKENEDLPNTTNPDDWARISGKKGERIVFIRTLVTGKQGADTGRSIDTVANTGQYL
- a CDS encoding ferredoxin, with product MTVQQKAHTVEGAQTGDPLEVWIDQDLCTGDGICVQYAPDVFELDIDGLAYVKSADDELLQSPGATTPVPLPLLRDVVDSAKECPGDCIHVRRVSDRVEVYGPDAE